A stretch of Sinorhizobium meliloti DNA encodes these proteins:
- a CDS encoding 2-hydroxyacid dehydrogenase: MTSKKKPTVYITRKLPDVVETRMRELFDAELNIDDTPRSQPELVAAVKRADVLVPTVTDRIDAALIEQAGPQLKLIAAFSNGVDNIDVDAAARKGITVTNTPNVLTEDTADMTMALILAVPRRLAEGAQVLTDRKGEWAGWSPTWMLGRRIAGKRIGIVGMGRIGTAVARRAKAFGLSIHYHNRHRVKPETEEMLEATYWDSLDQMLARVDIVSVNCPSTPATYHLLSARRLALMRPDSYIVNTARGGIIDEAALIKSLREGKIAGAGLDVFENEPSVNPKLIKLAGEGKVVLLPHMSSATLEGRIDMGEKVVINIRTFFDGHRPPDRVLPGRD; encoded by the coding sequence ATGACAAGCAAGAAAAAGCCAACGGTCTACATCACCCGCAAACTGCCGGATGTCGTCGAAACCAGGATGCGTGAGCTCTTCGACGCGGAGCTGAACATCGATGACACGCCGCGCAGCCAGCCGGAGCTGGTCGCCGCGGTCAAGCGGGCCGACGTGCTCGTGCCGACGGTGACGGACCGGATCGATGCGGCGCTGATCGAGCAGGCCGGGCCGCAGCTGAAGCTGATTGCCGCCTTCTCGAACGGCGTCGACAACATCGATGTGGATGCGGCCGCACGCAAGGGCATAACCGTCACCAACACGCCGAACGTCCTGACCGAGGACACGGCCGACATGACCATGGCGCTGATCCTCGCGGTGCCGCGCCGGCTCGCCGAAGGTGCGCAGGTGCTGACCGACCGCAAGGGGGAGTGGGCAGGCTGGTCTCCCACCTGGATGCTGGGCCGGCGCATTGCCGGCAAACGCATAGGCATCGTCGGCATGGGGAGAATCGGCACCGCCGTCGCCCGCCGTGCCAAGGCCTTCGGGCTTTCGATCCACTATCACAATCGCCACCGCGTCAAACCGGAAACCGAGGAGATGCTGGAAGCGACCTATTGGGACAGCCTCGACCAGATGCTTGCCCGCGTCGACATCGTCTCCGTCAACTGCCCGTCGACTCCGGCGACCTATCATCTGCTCTCGGCCCGGCGGCTGGCGCTGATGCGGCCCGACAGCTACATCGTCAACACCGCGCGCGGCGGCATCATCGATGAGGCGGCGCTGATCAAGAGCCTCCGCGAGGGCAAGATCGCCGGCGCCGGGCTCGACGTCTTCGAGAACGAGCCGTCCGTCAATCCGAAGCTCATCAAACTTGCCGGCGAGGGAAAGGTCGTGCTCCTGCCGCATATGAGTTCCGCGACGCTCGAAGGCCGTATCGACATGGGCGAGAAGGTGGTGATCAACATCCGCACCTTCTTCGACGGCCATCGCCCGCCGGACAGGGTCCTGCCGGGGCGGGACTGA
- a CDS encoding MarR family winged helix-turn-helix transcriptional regulator, whose amino-acid sequence MAFNRMESATYLASLLARGFSRALQERGQKLGFAPGQFPVLLELWSEEGLTQRQLLDRLDIEQATMANTLARMERDGLIVRRKHPNDKRSQQIFLTERARKMEAAAKEAAAAAEQSLLSGFRRFEKELMLQYMRMALANTARHGDAS is encoded by the coding sequence ATGGCCTTCAATCGTATGGAATCTGCGACTTACCTGGCCAGCTTGTTGGCGAGGGGTTTCTCGCGCGCCCTACAGGAGCGCGGTCAGAAACTCGGCTTTGCCCCCGGGCAGTTCCCGGTCCTCCTGGAATTATGGTCCGAGGAAGGGCTGACGCAGAGACAACTTCTCGACCGGCTCGACATCGAGCAGGCAACCATGGCCAATACGCTCGCCCGAATGGAGCGCGACGGCCTTATCGTCCGCCGCAAGCATCCGAACGACAAGCGTTCGCAGCAGATATTCCTGACGGAACGAGCCCGTAAGATGGAGGCGGCCGCGAAGGAGGCTGCCGCAGCAGCGGAGCAGTCGCTGCTTTCCGGCTTTCGCCGCTTCGAGAAAGAACTCATGCTCCAATATATGCGCATGGCGCTCGCGAATACGGCGCGCCACGGCGACGCCTCCTGA
- a CDS encoding transglycosylase domain-containing protein, with protein MASGKSGQRIEPSFGGNDGDGGDLRVDASDRVAGGGSKPRRAKSPERGAKREKRGRRAGGRGSGRSGSGGGFFGLVRRLAYWCVVLGIWGAIGVGGLVLYYGARMPSATSWSIPERPPNVKILAANGDIIANRGATGGEAVALEDMSPYIPQAVIAIEDRRFYSHFGVDPLGLARAMLTNVMSGRMVQGGSTLTQQLAKNLFLSPERTLERKVQEVLLAFWLEQKYTKDQILAMYLNRVFFGSNAYGVEAASRRYFNKSARDVNLGEAALLAGLLKAPSRLSPARDPEAAEERAQLVLGAMREEGFISDSEIKTAMSQAPTRAKSFWSGAEHYVADMVMDQVPGMIGEVTQDLVIDTTIDLTLEKKAEEVLAERLETEGGKLNASQAALVSIDGTGAIRALVGGRDYAESQFDRASKAKRQPGSAFKPFVYAAALEIGRTPMSVRNDAPVRIGNWTPENYDQKYRGEVTLADALANSLNTIAAQLVMEVGPQNVVKLAHRLGIDSDMQANASIALGTSEVTLVELTSSYAPFMNGGFKATPHVIRRISTADGTVLYENTYDNPPRVLDPAIVSEMNRMMVRVLTDGTGKNARLPGWEAAGKTGTTQSFRDALFVGYTSNLATGIWFGNDDGKFMKKVTGGGLPARAWHDFMVAAHEGLSPSPLFGTTGVQPVFDEGGIAAAGEMPADGFDAGSPDVFPERPAGMDGVESMDGMAAVDQVRPAEQAGGPIPPAGVGETTGGTRRTTLFDLLTGG; from the coding sequence ATGGCGAGCGGCAAATCAGGACAGCGGATCGAGCCTTCCTTCGGCGGTAACGACGGCGACGGCGGCGACCTGCGCGTCGATGCGAGCGATCGCGTCGCGGGCGGCGGCAGCAAGCCGAGGCGCGCCAAGTCGCCCGAACGCGGCGCCAAGCGAGAAAAGCGCGGCAGGCGCGCCGGCGGCCGCGGCTCCGGGAGAAGTGGTTCCGGCGGCGGGTTCTTCGGCCTCGTCCGGCGGCTCGCCTATTGGTGCGTCGTGCTCGGCATATGGGGTGCGATCGGCGTCGGCGGGCTCGTGCTCTATTACGGCGCGCGCATGCCGAGCGCGACGAGCTGGTCGATCCCCGAACGGCCGCCCAACGTCAAGATTCTCGCGGCGAATGGCGACATAATCGCCAACAGGGGCGCGACCGGCGGCGAGGCGGTCGCTCTCGAAGACATGTCGCCCTATATCCCGCAGGCGGTGATCGCCATCGAGGATCGCCGCTTCTATTCGCACTTCGGAGTCGATCCGCTGGGGCTGGCGCGCGCCATGCTCACGAACGTCATGAGCGGCCGCATGGTCCAGGGCGGCTCCACGCTCACCCAGCAGCTTGCCAAGAACCTGTTTCTCTCGCCGGAGCGGACGCTGGAGCGCAAGGTGCAGGAGGTGCTGCTCGCCTTTTGGCTGGAGCAGAAATACACCAAGGACCAGATCCTGGCGATGTATCTCAACCGCGTCTTCTTCGGGTCGAACGCCTATGGCGTCGAGGCGGCCTCGCGGCGCTACTTCAACAAGTCGGCGCGCGACGTCAATCTCGGCGAAGCGGCGCTGCTCGCGGGCCTTCTGAAGGCTCCTTCACGGCTGTCGCCGGCCCGAGACCCCGAAGCGGCGGAGGAGCGCGCACAGCTCGTGCTCGGCGCAATGCGCGAGGAAGGCTTCATCAGCGATTCCGAGATCAAGACGGCCATGTCGCAGGCACCGACACGGGCAAAGAGCTTCTGGTCCGGCGCCGAGCACTATGTCGCCGACATGGTGATGGACCAGGTCCCCGGCATGATCGGCGAAGTCACGCAAGATCTCGTCATCGATACGACCATCGACCTTACGCTCGAGAAGAAGGCGGAGGAGGTGCTCGCCGAGAGGCTCGAGACCGAAGGCGGCAAGCTCAACGCCTCCCAGGCGGCGCTCGTCTCGATCGACGGCACAGGCGCCATCCGGGCGCTCGTCGGCGGCAGGGACTATGCCGAAAGCCAGTTCGACCGCGCCTCCAAGGCGAAGCGCCAGCCGGGCTCGGCCTTCAAGCCCTTCGTGTATGCGGCGGCGCTCGAGATCGGCCGCACGCCGATGTCCGTGCGCAACGACGCGCCGGTCCGGATCGGCAACTGGACACCTGAGAACTACGATCAGAAGTACCGCGGCGAGGTGACGCTCGCCGATGCGCTCGCCAATTCGCTGAACACCATCGCCGCCCAGCTCGTGATGGAGGTCGGGCCGCAGAACGTGGTCAAGCTCGCGCACCGGCTGGGCATAGATTCCGACATGCAGGCCAATGCATCGATCGCGCTCGGCACGTCGGAAGTGACGCTGGTGGAGCTGACGTCCTCCTATGCGCCCTTCATGAATGGCGGCTTCAAGGCGACGCCGCACGTCATCCGGCGCATCTCCACCGCCGATGGCACCGTGCTTTACGAAAACACCTACGACAACCCGCCGCGGGTGCTCGATCCGGCGATCGTCAGCGAGATGAACCGTATGATGGTGCGCGTGCTGACGGACGGCACCGGCAAAAATGCGCGCCTGCCGGGCTGGGAGGCGGCAGGGAAGACCGGAACGACGCAGTCCTTCCGCGACGCGCTGTTCGTCGGCTACACCTCCAACCTCGCGACCGGCATCTGGTTCGGCAACGACGACGGAAAATTTATGAAAAAGGTCACCGGCGGCGGCCTTCCCGCCAGGGCCTGGCACGATTTCATGGTTGCGGCGCATGAGGGCCTTTCGCCCTCGCCGCTCTTCGGCACGACGGGCGTGCAGCCGGTCTTTGACGAGGGCGGCATCGCTGCTGCCGGCGAAATGCCGGCCGATGGCTTCGACGCGGGTAGTCCCGATGTCTTCCCCGAGCGTCCGGCAGGCATGGACGGCGTCGAAAGCATGGACGGCATGGCCGCCGTCGATCAGGTCCGGCCTGCAGAACAGGCCGGAGGGCCAATCCCGCCGGCCGGCGTCGGAGAGACCACCGGTGGAACCCGCCGAACGACGCTGTTCGACCTGCTGACCGGCGGCTGA
- a CDS encoding DMT family transporter: MAAAAKRVYHHPMRSKTNGYVFALLAIVIFSIQDGISKHLGAIYPPVFVAMIRYWAFAGFAAAIAARAPGGFAATAVTRKPLIQLLRGVLLPVQIVVVITSFTIVGLAHSQAILAATPLFVALLSMPLLGERVGWRRWSAIAVGLLGVLLILRPEDGSFDLNFLLPLAAAVMFAFYVITTRLASREDSAMTSFFYTGIVGAFAISLVGPFFWATLSGADWVWMVLLCITGTSSHYFLIRAYDMLDAAAVQPLTYLQLVFASIMGVTIFGETLTTGMIIGSVLVVAAGIFTLWREHVVGRQKSRLPPR, from the coding sequence GTGGCTGCGGCCGCAAAGCGCGTGTATCACCACCCCATGAGATCCAAGACAAACGGTTACGTCTTCGCGCTTCTGGCGATCGTCATCTTCTCGATCCAGGACGGCATCTCGAAGCATCTGGGCGCCATCTACCCGCCGGTCTTCGTGGCAATGATCCGCTACTGGGCCTTTGCCGGGTTCGCTGCGGCCATCGCGGCGCGGGCGCCAGGCGGTTTTGCCGCGACCGCGGTGACGAGAAAGCCGCTCATTCAGCTCCTGCGGGGCGTCCTGTTGCCCGTGCAGATCGTCGTGGTGATCACGTCCTTCACCATCGTCGGGCTGGCGCATTCGCAGGCGATCCTCGCCGCCACCCCGCTCTTCGTGGCGCTCCTGTCGATGCCGCTGCTCGGCGAACGGGTCGGATGGCGGCGCTGGTCGGCGATTGCCGTCGGACTCCTCGGCGTTCTTCTGATCCTGAGGCCGGAAGACGGCTCGTTCGACCTGAACTTTCTGCTGCCGCTGGCCGCAGCCGTGATGTTCGCCTTCTATGTCATCACCACCAGGCTTGCCAGCCGTGAGGACTCGGCGATGACCAGCTTCTTCTACACCGGCATCGTCGGTGCCTTCGCGATCAGTCTCGTCGGGCCCTTCTTCTGGGCGACGCTTTCGGGGGCGGACTGGGTCTGGATGGTGCTGCTCTGCATCACCGGCACGTCGAGCCATTATTTTCTGATCCGCGCCTACGACATGCTCGATGCCGCCGCGGTTCAGCCGCTTACCTACCTGCAGCTCGTCTTCGCCTCCATCATGGGGGTGACCATCTTCGGCGAGACGCTGACGACTGGCATGATCATCGGCTCGGTGCTGGTGGTCGCCGCCGGCATCTTCACCCTCTGGCGCGAGCATGTCGTCGGCCGGCAGAAATCCCGCCTGCCGCCGCGGTAA
- a CDS encoding M20/M25/M40 family metallo-hydrolase gives MMADITPVLERADANLPQSLERLFDLVRIKSISTDPAFKAECRKAAEWLVAELGTLGFEASVRDTPGHPMVVAHHAAGKADAPHLLFYGHYDVQPVDPLNLWETPPFEPSLREVEPGRKIITGRGTADDKGQLMTFVEAVRAYKEARGVLPCRITILFEGEEESGSPSLKPFLEANAGELKADYALVCDTSMWDRETPAISAGLRGLVGEEVVVKAADRDLHSGYFGGAAANPIHILAEILAGLHDETGRVTLDDFYEGVEETPAEIKATWETLGQTAEKFLGEIGLSIPSGERGRSVLELTWARPTAEINGITGGYTGEGFKTVIAAEASAKVSFRLVGKQDPARIRESFRAYVRSKIPADCSIEFHAHGGSPAIHLPYDSALLTTAKAALSDEWPKPAVVIGMGGSIPIVGDFQRMLGMESLLVGFGLSDDRIHSPNEKYELTSFHKGIRSWVRILDALGTR, from the coding sequence ATGATGGCAGATATCACCCCGGTTCTCGAGCGCGCCGACGCAAATCTCCCGCAGAGCCTCGAGCGGCTCTTCGACCTCGTCCGCATCAAGTCCATTTCCACCGACCCCGCCTTCAAGGCGGAGTGCCGCAAGGCTGCGGAGTGGCTGGTGGCGGAACTCGGAACGCTTGGATTCGAAGCCTCGGTGCGCGACACGCCCGGCCATCCGATGGTCGTCGCCCATCACGCTGCCGGGAAGGCGGACGCTCCGCACCTGCTCTTCTACGGCCATTACGATGTGCAGCCGGTCGATCCCCTGAACCTCTGGGAGACGCCGCCTTTCGAGCCCTCCCTCAGGGAGGTCGAGCCCGGCCGCAAGATCATTACCGGCCGGGGTACGGCCGACGACAAGGGCCAGTTGATGACCTTCGTCGAGGCAGTGCGCGCCTATAAGGAAGCCCGTGGTGTCTTGCCCTGCCGCATCACCATTCTCTTCGAGGGTGAAGAGGAATCCGGCTCTCCGTCGCTCAAGCCCTTCCTCGAAGCCAATGCCGGGGAACTCAAGGCCGACTACGCGCTTGTCTGCGACACCAGCATGTGGGACCGGGAGACGCCCGCGATTTCGGCAGGCTTGCGGGGCCTCGTCGGCGAGGAGGTCGTCGTCAAGGCGGCGGACCGCGACCTGCACTCCGGTTATTTCGGTGGCGCGGCGGCGAACCCGATCCACATCCTGGCCGAGATTCTCGCCGGCCTTCACGACGAGACCGGCCGCGTGACGCTCGACGATTTCTACGAAGGCGTCGAGGAGACGCCGGCGGAGATCAAGGCTACGTGGGAAACGCTCGGCCAGACCGCCGAGAAATTCCTCGGCGAGATCGGCCTCTCGATCCCTTCCGGCGAAAGGGGCCGCTCCGTGCTCGAACTCACCTGGGCGCGGCCGACCGCGGAGATCAACGGCATCACCGGCGGGTATACCGGCGAAGGATTCAAGACGGTGATCGCCGCGGAAGCCTCCGCCAAGGTTTCGTTCCGCCTCGTCGGCAAGCAGGACCCGGCCAGGATCCGCGAAAGCTTCCGCGCCTATGTGCGCTCGAAAATCCCGGCGGACTGCTCCATCGAATTTCATGCGCATGGCGGTTCGCCGGCTATTCATCTGCCCTATGATTCGGCGCTGCTGACCACGGCGAAGGCGGCACTTTCGGATGAATGGCCGAAGCCCGCCGTCGTGATCGGCATGGGCGGCTCCATACCGATCGTCGGCGATTTCCAGCGGATGCTCGGCATGGAATCGCTGCTCGTCGGGTTCGGTCTTTCCGACGACCGCATCCACTCGCCCAATGAGAAATACGAGCTCACGTCCTTCCACAAGGGCATCCGCTCGTGGGTCCGCATTCTCGACGCACTCGGCACGCGGTAA
- a CDS encoding lysylphosphatidylglycerol synthase transmembrane domain-containing protein, with protein MKRLKAYFWPVVGLAAILISVRALVDELRGLSLNEFLASFQAISLESWLLAIGSTLVAYAALAAYDRLALDHLGHRISLWFITLCSFTTYALSHNLGASVFSGAVVRYRAYRSKGLTPGEVGVLVAFCSFTFTLGTLMLSAIVLLLRPNIIERFSEFLPIEMSLTTGCLILALIALYVLGSLVGMRPLRTRWFQLHYPRPSIVLRQLIIAPVELLGAAGIIYFALPEAGNPGYVVILGIFLASFSAALLSHAPGGIGVLEFVFIAALPEMDPADVLAALAIFRLLYLLVPFVMALVVILVFEHSRFLAERGAKEP; from the coding sequence ATGAAACGGCTCAAGGCATATTTCTGGCCCGTCGTCGGGCTGGCGGCGATTTTGATTTCGGTGCGCGCGCTCGTCGATGAACTGCGCGGCCTGTCTCTCAACGAATTCCTGGCGAGCTTCCAGGCCATATCGCTCGAAAGCTGGCTGCTCGCGATCGGTTCGACGCTTGTCGCCTATGCGGCGCTTGCCGCCTATGACCGGCTGGCGCTCGATCATCTCGGCCACCGCATCTCGCTGTGGTTCATCACCCTCTGCTCGTTCACCACCTATGCGCTTTCGCACAATCTCGGCGCCTCCGTTTTTTCCGGCGCGGTGGTGCGCTACCGCGCCTATCGGTCGAAGGGCCTGACGCCCGGAGAGGTGGGCGTGCTCGTCGCCTTCTGCTCCTTCACCTTCACGCTCGGCACGCTGATGCTCTCGGCCATCGTGCTGCTCCTGAGGCCGAATATCATCGAGAGATTTTCGGAGTTCCTGCCGATCGAAATGTCGTTGACGACGGGCTGCCTCATTCTCGCGCTCATCGCGCTCTACGTCCTCGGCAGCCTGGTCGGCATGCGGCCGCTGCGCACGCGCTGGTTTCAGCTACATTACCCGCGGCCCTCCATCGTGCTTAGGCAATTGATCATAGCCCCCGTCGAGCTCCTGGGCGCTGCCGGCATCATCTATTTCGCGCTGCCGGAAGCCGGCAATCCCGGCTATGTGGTCATTCTGGGCATCTTCCTCGCATCCTTCTCCGCTGCGCTGCTCTCCCATGCGCCGGGCGGAATCGGTGTGCTTGAGTTCGTCTTCATCGCGGCGCTGCCGGAAATGGATCCGGCCGACGTTCTGGCCGCGCTTGCCATTTTCCGGCTGCTCTACCTCCTCGTGCCTTTCGTGATGGCGCTCGTCGTCATCCTCGTCTTCGAGCATTCCCGCTTTCTGGCCGAGCGTGGCGCGAAGGAGCCGTAG
- the polA gene encoding DNA polymerase I: MKNGDHLFLVDGSGFIFRAFHAIPPLNRKSDGLPVNAVAGFCNMLWKLLTDARDTSVGVTPTHLAVIFDYSSKTFRNGLYDQYKANRTAPPEDLIPQFGLIRHATRAFNLPCIEKEGYEADDLIATYARLAEEAGADVTIVSSDKDLMQLVTPKVSMYDSMKDKQITVPDVIEKWGVPPEKMIDLQAMTGDSTDNVPGIPGIGPKTAAQLLEEYGDLDTLLARAGEIKQQKRRESIIANADLARLSRELVTLKKDTPLDVPPEDFRLDSQDGPKLIAFLKAMEFTTLTRRVAAATDTDAEAIEPAHVPVEWGAQAHGPDLDVGEAGGPPPSPQSSSATPPRGNAARAAVSFLSSGQDADTTGATPTGLAEARAAYFGKAPFDHPGYRTIRDIDTLERWIADAREAGLVGFDTQATSPDAMRADLVGFSLAVADYANDPSGSRIRAAYVPLAHKSGVSDLLGGGPVDSQVPVRETLSRLKELLEDPSVLKVGQNLKYGYLVMKRHGIAMRSFDDTMLMSYVLDAGNGAHGMDSLAERWLGHTPIAYKDVTGTGRSSLTFDFVDIDKATAYAAEDADIALRLWHVLKPRLAAKGLTRVYERLERPLISVLAGMEERGITVDRQILSRLSGELAQGAAALEDEIYRLAGETFTIGSPKQLGDILFGKMGLPGGSKTKTGQWSTSAQVLEDLAAAGHDLPRKIVDWRQLTKLKSTYTDALPGFVHPETKRVHTCFAMAATTTGRLSSSDPNLQNIPIRTGEGRKIRTAFVATPGHKLVSADYSQIELRVLAHVADIPQLRQAFADGVDIHAMTASEMFGVPVDGMPSEIRRRAKAINFGIIYGISAFGLANQLSIERSEAGDYIKRYFERFPGIRDYMENTKAFARENGYVETIFGRRAHYPDIRSSNPSMRAFNERASINAPIQGSAADIIRRAMVKMEPALEAAKLSARMLLQVHDELIFEVEDGEIERTIPVIISVMENAAMPALDMRVPLKVDARAAHNWDEAH, encoded by the coding sequence ATGAAAAACGGTGATCATCTCTTCCTCGTCGACGGCTCGGGCTTCATCTTCCGGGCGTTCCACGCCATCCCGCCGCTCAACCGCAAGTCGGACGGACTTCCCGTCAATGCGGTCGCGGGATTCTGCAACATGCTCTGGAAGCTTTTGACCGACGCGCGCGACACCTCCGTGGGCGTGACGCCGACACATCTGGCCGTGATCTTCGACTATTCCTCGAAGACCTTCCGCAACGGGCTCTACGATCAGTACAAGGCCAACCGGACAGCGCCGCCGGAGGATCTGATCCCGCAGTTCGGGCTCATCCGCCACGCCACCCGCGCCTTCAACCTGCCCTGCATCGAGAAGGAAGGCTACGAGGCCGACGACCTCATCGCGACCTATGCACGGCTTGCCGAGGAGGCGGGCGCCGACGTGACCATCGTTTCCTCCGACAAGGACCTCATGCAGCTCGTCACGCCGAAGGTGTCGATGTACGACAGCATGAAGGACAAGCAGATCACCGTTCCGGACGTGATCGAAAAGTGGGGCGTGCCGCCGGAAAAGATGATCGATCTCCAGGCCATGACCGGCGATTCGACCGACAACGTGCCGGGCATCCCCGGGATAGGGCCGAAGACGGCAGCCCAGCTCCTCGAAGAGTATGGCGATCTGGACACGCTGCTTGCGCGGGCCGGCGAGATCAAACAGCAGAAGCGGCGCGAGTCCATCATCGCCAATGCCGATCTGGCGCGCCTTTCGCGTGAGCTCGTGACGCTGAAGAAAGACACGCCGCTCGACGTTCCGCCCGAGGACTTCAGGCTCGATTCGCAGGACGGCCCGAAGCTCATCGCATTCCTGAAGGCGATGGAATTCACCACGCTCACGCGCCGCGTCGCAGCGGCGACGGATACGGATGCAGAAGCGATCGAACCGGCTCATGTGCCGGTCGAATGGGGCGCGCAAGCGCATGGGCCGGATCTAGACGTCGGAGAGGCCGGCGGCCCGCCGCCGTCGCCGCAATCATCGAGCGCGACGCCGCCTAGGGGAAATGCGGCCAGGGCGGCTGTCTCGTTCCTCTCCTCCGGCCAGGATGCCGATACGACCGGCGCGACGCCCACCGGCCTCGCCGAGGCGCGTGCGGCCTATTTCGGCAAAGCCCCGTTCGACCATCCCGGATATCGCACCATCCGCGATATCGATACGCTCGAGCGTTGGATCGCAGACGCCCGCGAGGCGGGGCTCGTCGGCTTCGATACCCAGGCGACGTCGCCCGACGCCATGCGCGCCGACCTCGTCGGCTTTTCGCTCGCGGTCGCCGATTACGCGAACGACCCGTCGGGCTCGAGGATCAGGGCGGCCTACGTGCCGCTCGCCCATAAGAGCGGCGTCAGCGACCTCCTGGGGGGTGGACCTGTCGACAGCCAGGTTCCGGTCCGGGAGACCTTAAGCCGGCTAAAGGAGCTGTTGGAGGACCCGTCCGTCCTGAAGGTGGGGCAGAACCTGAAATACGGCTACCTCGTGATGAAGCGGCATGGCATCGCCATGCGAAGCTTCGACGACACGATGCTGATGTCCTATGTGCTCGATGCCGGCAACGGCGCCCACGGCATGGATTCGCTTGCCGAGCGGTGGCTTGGCCACACGCCGATCGCCTATAAGGACGTCACCGGCACCGGCCGGTCTTCGCTCACCTTCGACTTCGTCGACATCGACAAGGCGACGGCCTATGCGGCGGAGGATGCGGATATCGCGCTGAGGCTTTGGCATGTGCTGAAGCCCCGGCTCGCCGCCAAGGGGTTGACGCGCGTCTACGAGCGGCTGGAGCGGCCGCTGATCTCCGTCCTTGCCGGGATGGAGGAACGCGGCATAACCGTCGACCGGCAGATTCTGTCACGCCTCTCCGGCGAGCTGGCGCAGGGGGCGGCGGCGCTCGAAGACGAGATCTATCGCCTCGCCGGCGAGACATTCACCATCGGCTCGCCGAAGCAGCTCGGCGACATTCTCTTCGGCAAGATGGGTCTTCCGGGCGGCTCCAAGACCAAGACCGGGCAATGGTCGACCTCCGCGCAGGTGCTCGAGGACCTCGCGGCCGCCGGACACGACTTGCCCCGCAAGATCGTCGACTGGCGGCAGCTGACCAAGTTGAAATCGACCTATACCGACGCCCTGCCCGGCTTCGTGCACCCGGAGACGAAGCGCGTCCACACCTGCTTTGCAATGGCTGCGACGACGACGGGGCGGCTTTCCTCCTCCGATCCGAACCTGCAGAACATTCCGATCAGGACCGGCGAAGGCCGCAAGATCCGCACGGCCTTCGTGGCGACGCCGGGACACAAGCTTGTCTCGGCGGACTATAGCCAGATCGAGCTGAGAGTGCTCGCCCATGTGGCCGACATCCCGCAGCTGCGCCAGGCTTTCGCCGATGGCGTCGACATCCATGCGATGACAGCTTCCGAAATGTTCGGCGTGCCGGTGGACGGCATGCCGAGCGAAATTCGCCGCCGCGCCAAGGCGATCAATTTCGGCATCATCTACGGCATCTCCGCCTTTGGGCTCGCCAACCAGCTTTCGATCGAGCGTTCGGAGGCGGGGGATTACATCAAACGCTATTTCGAGCGCTTCCCCGGCATCCGGGACTATATGGAGAACACCAAGGCCTTTGCCCGCGAGAACGGCTATGTCGAGACGATTTTCGGCCGCCGGGCCCACTACCCGGACATCCGCTCGTCCAATCCGTCGATGCGCGCCTTCAACGAGCGCGCTTCGATCAACGCCCCCATCCAGGGCTCGGCCGCCGACATCATCCGCCGTGCCATGGTCAAGATGGAACCGGCACTCGAAGCGGCGAAGCTCTCCGCGCGAATGCTGCTTCAGGTCCATGACGAGCTGATCTTCGAGGTGGAGGATGGCGAGATCGAGCGGACCATTCCGGTGATCATCTCGGTGATGGAGAACGCCGCGATGCCCGCGCTCGACATGAGGGTGCCGCTCAAGGTCGATGCGCGCGCGGCACACAACTGGGACGAGGCGCATTAA
- a CDS encoding SH3 domain-containing protein: protein MAALLGVVLTAGTAQAQAAKGPSGLPLPRFVSLKAKSVNLRIGPSVDYAVAFRYLKSGVPVEIIQEYDNWRRIRDADGTEGWVNQALLSGDRTALAAPWMRSKGEGVFVNMRRDPQGTASIVARVEPGVMLHIGECNGDWCHAETQGVEGWIAQSEIWGAYPGEAFK, encoded by the coding sequence ATGGCAGCCTTGCTCGGAGTGGTCTTGACGGCCGGCACCGCCCAGGCGCAGGCGGCGAAGGGGCCGAGCGGCCTTCCCCTCCCCCGCTTCGTCAGCCTGAAGGCGAAAAGCGTGAACTTGAGAATCGGTCCGAGCGTCGACTATGCCGTCGCCTTCCGCTATCTCAAATCCGGCGTGCCTGTCGAGATCATCCAGGAATATGACAATTGGCGCCGTATCCGCGACGCCGACGGAACCGAGGGCTGGGTCAACCAGGCGCTTCTGTCCGGCGACCGCACGGCGCTGGCGGCCCCGTGGATGCGCAGCAAGGGAGAGGGTGTGTTCGTCAACATGCGGCGCGATCCGCAGGGGACGGCGTCGATCGTCGCGCGCGTCGAACCAGGCGTCATGCTGCACATCGGCGAATGCAACGGCGACTGGTGCCACGCCGAAACTCAAGGGGTCGAAGGCTGGATTGCCCAGAGCGAGATCTGGGGAGCCTATCCCGGCGAGGCCTTCAAGTAA